A region from the Helicoverpa armigera isolate CAAS_96S chromosome 6, ASM3070526v1, whole genome shotgun sequence genome encodes:
- the LOC126056744 gene encoding transcription factor glial cells missing 2, with the protein MVILTSSRTDMSEGQTPDWDINDAVVPRVAAFDAFGEWCDGHVRRVYPPACEEARRHASGWAMRNTNNHNVHILKKSCLGVLVCSQRCRLPDGSRVHLRPAICDKARKKQQGKPCPNRLCNGGRLEVLPCRGHCGYPVTHFWRHTEHAIFFQAKGAHDHPRPEAKGASEVRRSLGAGRRVRGLALLLAREAAIADKILTVKPDKQMAQKVCNPHPQPPPLIPDNQRVQLTCTCGPFECSCRWRPEQTPESYATTAWTPQEAQYQAYAPPAPPGPPLQPQQHYDPTALPADDIFHPEEIFQLDQPIRLDFPLEEHTLESPPTFADLNSENSRPEEAYWLDWQRAAGGSESSETPSPELFGGYQQTEAYCDQQAYIPQAYYPEEAQYYTTERTSPGMDMQDQRYYRYGPDCTQTNLDMQGWNYSDCAFTPNDMSECKQYFDAQHQQAVNAFSGLL; encoded by the exons ATGGTTATCCT CACCAGCAGTCGCACGGACATGTCGGAGGGCCAAACACCGGACTGGGACATAAACGACGCGGTTGTTCCGCGCGTGGCCGCGTTCGACGCGTTCGGCGAGTGGTGCGACGGCCACGTGCGCCGCGTCTACCCGCCCGCCTGCGAGGAGGCGCGGAGACACGCCTCGGGCTGGGCCATGCGGAACACCAACAACCACAACGTCCATATACTCAAGAAGAGCTGCCTAGGAGTTCTGGTCTGCTCCCAAAGATGCCGCCTACCTGATGGCTCGAGAGTGCATCTTAGACCTGCCATTTGTGATAAGGCCAGGAAAAAGCAACAAG GCAAACCATGTCCAAACAGACTGTGCAATGGTGGGCGTTTAGAAGTCTTACCGTGTCGAGGACACTGCGGCTACCCCGTCACACACTTCTGGCGTCACACAGAACACGCCATCTTCTTCCAAGCTAAAGGTGCGCACGATCACCCGCGACCCGAGGCTAAAGGAGCCAGTGAAGTGCGCCGGTCACTCGGCGCTGGCCGGAGAGTGAGGGGTCTAGCGCTACTGCTGGCCAGAGAAGCAGCCATAGCTGACAAGATACTAACCGTGAAGCCTGATAAACAAATGGCGCAGAAAGTCTGCAACCCACATCCACAACCCCCGCCGCTCATACCGGATAACCAAAGAG TTCAACTAACATGCACCTGTGGGCCATTCGAGTGCTCATGTCGGTGGCGCCCCGAGCAGACGCCGGAGAGCTACGCGACGACGGCGTGGACCCCACAAGAGGCGCAGTACCAGGCCTACGCCCCGCCCGCACCCCCGGGGCCTCCGCTGCAGCCGCAACAACACTACGACCCCACCGCGCTGCCTGCTGACGACATCTTCCACCCTGAGGAAATCTTCCAACTCGACCAACCCATCAGATTGGACTTCCCCTTAGAAGAACACACCTTAGAATCACCGCCAACGTTCGCAGACCTCAACAGCGAAAACTCCAGGCCTGAGGAAGCGTACTGGTTGGACTGGCAAAGAGCTGCCGGCGGCTCGGAGTCTAGCGAAACCCCCTCCCCGGAACTGTTCGGCGGATACCAGCAGACTGAGGCGTACTGCGATCAACAGGCGTACATTCCTCAAGCTTATTACCCCGAAGAGGCACAATACTACACCACTGAGAGAACATCACCCGGCATGGACATGCAGGACCAGAGGTATTATAGATACGGACCAGATTGCACGCAGACTAACTTAGACATGCAGGGATGGAACTACTCAGACTGCGCCTTCACGCCAAACGACATGTCGGAGTGCAAGCAGTACTTCGACGCTCAACACCAACAAGCCGTCAACGCCTTCAGTGGCCTCTTATAA